From one bacterium genomic stretch:
- a CDS encoding MBL fold metallo-hydrolase, with protein VSLISPFSNFLVVPLVGVLLPFGLIFILLGFINLYLASLLVLPLSLLTNLAIKAILYFSYIPASSISLPCPNIPMVIFLYFAIIVFAERIKALFIPTLIILNILLWYNVCKPRGLEATFLDVSHGDSIFIRSPKGCNILIDGGPPGLGRSCLLPFLRYKGIDRVDAIFATHSDAYHIGGLIDCLTELNVGRIFYNGCNASSKTYKDFKAVIKEKGIPLQRLKMGDAIKGIDLDIEVLNPPNNTFSSHNNNSLVLRIKNKNLSFLLTGDIEEGAISFLSSTYSKKLRTTILKAPCQGRKKIPKQFLSLVDPKVILRNTSLTGAITIKSSKNGFKVIYHCLP; from the coding sequence GTATCCCTAATCTCCCCCTTTTCAAATTTTCTGGTTGTCCCCCTGGTTGGAGTTCTCCTTCCCTTTGGGCTTATCTTTATCCTTTTAGGGTTTATAAATTTATATCTGGCAAGCCTTCTTGTCCTGCCCCTTTCTTTATTAACAAACCTTGCAATCAAGGCAATCCTTTATTTCTCATATATCCCAGCAAGCTCAATTAGCCTTCCCTGTCCAAATATTCCAATGGTTATCTTCCTTTATTTTGCTATCATTGTCTTTGCAGAAAGAATAAAAGCCCTTTTTATTCCAACCCTAATTATCCTAAATATTCTTCTTTGGTATAATGTTTGCAAACCCAGAGGGCTTGAAGCCACATTTCTTGATGTTTCCCATGGCGATTCTATATTTATAAGAAGCCCAAAAGGATGTAATATCCTAATTGATGGGGGTCCTCCGGGATTAGGAAGGTCTTGTCTCCTTCCATTTTTAAGATATAAAGGGATAGATAGGGTAGATGCAATCTTTGCAACCCATTCTGATGCTTATCATATTGGAGGCTTAATTGATTGCTTAACCGAGCTTAATGTAGGAAGGATATTTTATAATGGATGTAATGCTTCCTCCAAAACATATAAGGATTTTAAGGCTGTGATTAAAGAAAAAGGTATTCCTTTACAAAGGCTAAAAATGGGAGATGCAATTAAAGGCATAGATTTGGATATTGAGGTCTTAAACCCTCCAAATAACACCTTTTCTTCTCATAATAACAATTCCCTTGTTTTAAGGATAAAAAATAAAAACCTCTCATTCCTTCTTACCGGGGATATTGAAGAAGGAGCCATTTCATTTCTTTCCTCAACCTATTCAAAGAAATTAAGAACGACCATCCTTAAAGCACCCTGTCAGGGAAGAAAAAAGATTCCAAAACAATTTCTTTCCCTTGTAGATCCAAAGGTAATTCTAAGAAATACAAGCCTTACCGGAGCGATTACCATTAAATCCTCAAAAAATGGCTTTAAGGTCATATACCATTGCTTACCGTAA